The following proteins are encoded in a genomic region of Pseudomonas saponiphila:
- a CDS encoding DUF6124 family protein codes for MNTSSKDVQEFDTEATFNALKDSDAARRAMDYYLKPAITEPSKDEKFFEIRRSLSSEEAMIHASDLLRCAAATAYDAANNLRGANRDLAFSVVHMIDLAKALVDKCLECQRCGSS; via the coding sequence ATGAACACAAGCAGCAAGGATGTGCAGGAATTCGATACAGAGGCCACATTCAACGCACTCAAGGATAGCGATGCGGCACGGCGAGCGATGGACTACTACTTGAAACCCGCCATTACCGAGCCAAGCAAGGATGAAAAGTTTTTCGAGATCAGACGCAGCCTGAGCAGTGAGGAAGCCATGATCCATGCATCCGATCTATTGCGCTGTGCAGCGGCCACCGCCTATGACGCCGCCAACAATCTGCGGGGTGCCAATCGTGACCTGGCATTTTCGGTGGTGCACATGATCGACCTGGCCAAGGCCCTGGTGGACAAGTGCCTGGAATGCCAGCGTTGTGGATCAAGCTAG
- a CDS encoding LexA family protein: protein MDKWIELVKANMKGRKVTQEKLAERLGMSQGGIGHWLSKRRQPKIEDMNRVLEEIGMGFLEVALVVREKPMLGDDGEPLVEEPSLQHKYNPYFRYPVSDWREVGEVRESGQSAYVPERYELSDYQAQGAAFWLVVVGDAMIAPSGLSISQGMLILVDPAVAAEPGKLLVVQCPGNDEAIFRKLVQEGGQRYLVPLNPTYPKMLYSDECRVIGVVVQATAKF, encoded by the coding sequence ATGGACAAATGGATCGAGTTGGTTAAAGCCAACATGAAAGGCCGCAAGGTCACACAGGAAAAACTCGCCGAGCGTCTGGGCATGTCTCAAGGTGGCATCGGTCATTGGTTGAGCAAGCGTCGCCAGCCGAAGATCGAAGACATGAACCGGGTGCTCGAAGAGATCGGCATGGGCTTTCTTGAAGTTGCCCTGGTGGTCCGCGAGAAACCCATGCTCGGCGATGATGGCGAACCCCTGGTGGAGGAGCCTTCCTTGCAGCACAAGTACAACCCGTATTTCCGGTATCCGGTCAGTGATTGGCGGGAGGTCGGAGAAGTCCGGGAAAGTGGCCAGTCGGCCTATGTCCCCGAGCGTTATGAGCTTTCCGATTATCAGGCGCAGGGGGCGGCCTTCTGGTTAGTAGTGGTCGGTGACGCGATGATCGCCCCCAGCGGCCTGAGCATCAGCCAGGGCATGCTGATCCTGGTGGACCCGGCCGTTGCTGCCGAGCCTGGGAAGTTGCTGGTCGTGCAGTGTCCCGGGAATGACGAGGCGATCTTCCGCAAGTTGGTACAAGAGGGCGGCCAGCGTTATCTGGTACCACTCAATCCCACTTATCCGAAGATGCTCTACAGCGACGAGTGCCGGGTTATTGGTGTAGTCGTACAAGCAACTGCGAAGTTTTAA
- a CDS encoding acetyl/propionyl/methylcrotonyl-CoA carboxylase subunit alpha, whose translation MSAPVLDTLLVANRGEIACRVMRTAKALGLTTVAVHSATDRDARHSREADIRVDLGGSKAVDSYLQIDKLIAAAKASGAQAIHPGYGFLSENAGFARAIEAAGLIFLGPPASAIDAMGSKSAAKALMETAGVPLVPGYHGEAQDLDTFRSAAERIGYPVLLKATAGGGGKGMKVVEDVSQLAEALASAQREALSSFGDSRMLVEKYLLKPRHVEIQVFADQHGHCLYLNERDCSIQRRHQKVVEEAPAPGLSPELRKAMGEAAVRAAQAIGYVGAGTVEFLLDARGEFFFMEMNTRLQVEHPVTEAITGLDLVAWQIRVAQGEALPISQEQVPLLGHAIEVRLYAEDPGNDFLPATGRLDLYQESAAGPGRRVDSGVEEGDSVSPFYDPMLGKLIAWGENREQARLRLLSMLDEFAIGGLKTNLAFLRRIIAHPAFAQAQLDTGFIPRYQEQLLPAPSELTTDFWQAAAQAFAQSQPQRTRADDPQSPWSTLNGWRSGLPAQTSLHLSCAGQDRAISLGAHSPAYQLQNERLWVEQQGLRREHRAIRRGDTLYLHWQGDMHAITAYDPIAAADASHSQHGGLTAPMNGSIVRVLVSVGQSVEAGAQLVVLEAMKMEHSIRAPQAGVVKALYCQEGEMVSEGSALVELE comes from the coding sequence ATGAGCGCCCCTGTTCTAGACACCCTGCTGGTGGCCAACCGCGGCGAAATCGCCTGCCGGGTGATGCGCACCGCCAAGGCCCTGGGCCTGACCACCGTGGCCGTGCACAGTGCCACCGACCGTGACGCCCGGCACAGCCGCGAGGCGGATATCCGTGTCGATCTGGGCGGCAGCAAGGCCGTCGACAGCTACCTGCAGATCGATAAGCTCATCGCCGCCGCCAAAGCCAGCGGCGCCCAGGCCATTCACCCTGGCTACGGCTTTCTCTCGGAGAACGCCGGTTTTGCCCGAGCCATTGAAGCGGCGGGCCTGATCTTTCTGGGGCCGCCCGCCTCGGCCATCGACGCCATGGGCAGTAAATCAGCGGCCAAGGCGCTGATGGAAACCGCCGGGGTGCCGTTGGTGCCGGGTTATCACGGCGAAGCCCAGGACCTGGACACCTTCCGTAGCGCCGCCGAGCGCATCGGCTACCCGGTGCTGCTCAAGGCCACCGCCGGCGGTGGCGGCAAGGGCATGAAGGTGGTCGAGGACGTCAGCCAACTGGCTGAAGCCCTGGCCTCGGCGCAGCGCGAAGCCCTGTCGTCCTTCGGCGACTCGCGGATGCTGGTGGAAAAGTACCTGCTCAAGCCACGGCACGTGGAGATCCAGGTATTTGCCGACCAACACGGCCACTGCCTGTACCTCAACGAGCGCGACTGTTCGATTCAGCGCCGCCACCAGAAAGTAGTCGAGGAAGCCCCCGCTCCGGGCCTGAGCCCCGAGCTGCGCAAGGCCATGGGCGAGGCGGCGGTGCGTGCCGCTCAGGCCATCGGCTATGTCGGCGCCGGCACCGTGGAGTTTCTTCTGGACGCCCGCGGCGAATTCTTCTTCATGGAGATGAATACCCGGCTGCAGGTGGAACACCCGGTTACCGAAGCCATTACCGGGCTCGATCTGGTGGCCTGGCAAATACGCGTGGCCCAGGGTGAAGCCCTGCCCATCAGCCAGGAACAGGTCCCGCTGCTGGGGCATGCCATTGAAGTACGCCTCTACGCTGAAGATCCGGGCAATGATTTTCTGCCGGCCACCGGCCGCCTCGATTTGTATCAGGAGTCCGCCGCCGGACCGGGACGCCGGGTGGACAGTGGGGTCGAGGAAGGCGACAGCGTGTCGCCCTTCTACGATCCGATGCTGGGCAAACTGATCGCCTGGGGCGAGAACCGCGAACAGGCCCGCCTCCGGCTATTGAGCATGCTCGACGAGTTCGCCATCGGCGGCCTGAAAACCAACCTGGCGTTCCTGCGGCGCATCATTGCCCATCCGGCATTTGCTCAAGCGCAACTGGATACCGGATTTATCCCACGCTATCAGGAGCAACTCCTGCCAGCGCCAAGCGAATTGACTACGGACTTCTGGCAGGCGGCGGCCCAGGCCTTTGCGCAAAGTCAGCCGCAGCGCACGCGCGCTGACGATCCCCAATCGCCCTGGTCGACGCTCAACGGCTGGCGCAGCGGCCTGCCGGCCCAGACCAGCCTGCACCTGAGCTGTGCCGGCCAGGACCGGGCCATCAGCCTTGGGGCCCATTCGCCCGCCTATCAGTTGCAGAACGAGCGCCTGTGGGTCGAGCAACAGGGACTGCGTCGTGAACATCGCGCCATTCGTCGTGGCGATACCCTGTACCTGCACTGGCAGGGCGACATGCACGCCATCACCGCCTACGACCCGATCGCCGCGGCCGATGCCAGCCACAGTCAGCATGGCGGGCTCACGGCACCGATGAATGGCAGCATCGTGCGGGTGCTGGTCAGCGTCGGACAAAGCGTCGAGGCCGGTGCGCAACTGGTGGTACTGGAAGCAATGAAGATGGAGCACAGCATCCGCGCGCCCCAGGCCGGAGTCGTCAAGGCCCTGTACTGCCAGGAAGGTGAAATGGTCAGCGAAGGCAGTGCGTTGGTGGAGTTGGAGTAA
- a CDS encoding gamma-carboxygeranoyl-CoA hydratase, with amino-acid sequence MSDFNTLELLRDPRGFATLWLSRETKNNAFNAEMIRELILALDQVQADPSLRFLLLRGRGKHFSAGADLAWMQQSAELDYQTNLDDARELAELMYNLAKLKIPTLAVVQGAAFGGALGLISCCDMAIGTDDAQFCLSEVRIGLAPAVISPFVVQAIGERAARRYALTAERFGGQRARDIGLLAESYPADTLEQQVSQWIDNLLLNSPQAMRASKDLLREVGNGALTTALRRYCENAIARIRVSAEGQEGLRAFLDKRPPSWQSATTTKEPRS; translated from the coding sequence ATGAGCGACTTCAATACCCTGGAACTGCTGCGCGACCCCCGTGGCTTCGCCACCCTGTGGCTCAGCCGCGAAACCAAGAACAACGCCTTCAACGCCGAGATGATCCGCGAGCTGATCCTCGCCCTGGATCAGGTCCAGGCCGACCCGAGCCTGCGTTTCCTGTTGCTGCGCGGACGCGGCAAGCACTTCAGCGCCGGCGCAGACCTGGCCTGGATGCAGCAGTCGGCGGAACTCGACTACCAGACCAACCTCGACGACGCCCGGGAACTGGCGGAGCTGATGTACAACCTGGCCAAACTGAAAATCCCCACCCTGGCCGTGGTGCAAGGCGCAGCCTTCGGCGGCGCCCTGGGCCTGATCAGTTGCTGCGACATGGCCATCGGCACCGACGATGCCCAGTTCTGCCTGTCGGAAGTGCGTATCGGCCTGGCGCCGGCGGTCATCAGCCCGTTCGTGGTCCAGGCCATCGGTGAACGCGCTGCCCGGCGCTATGCCCTCACCGCCGAGCGCTTTGGCGGCCAGCGCGCGCGGGACATCGGCTTGCTGGCGGAAAGCTACCCGGCTGACACGCTGGAACAGCAAGTGAGCCAATGGATCGACAACCTGCTGCTCAACAGTCCCCAGGCCATGCGCGCCAGCAAGGACCTGTTGCGGGAAGTCGGCAACGGCGCGCTGACCACAGCTCTGCGCCGCTATTGTGAGAACGCCATCGCGCGCATCCGGGTCAGCGCCGAAGGCCAGGAAGGCCTGCGGGCGTTTCTCGACAAACGCCCGCCCAGCTGGCAGTCCGCGACCACCACCAAGGAGCCCCGCTCATGA
- a CDS encoding carboxyl transferase domain-containing protein has translation MILKSQLNPKSPEFAQNAASMLAQVDALHTLLAQVQQGGGAKAQERHTSRGKLLPRERINRLLDPGSPFLELSPLAAYEVYGEDVPAAGLIAGIGRVEGIECMIVANDATVKGGSYYPLTVKKHLRAQTIAQQNRLPCIYLVDSGGANLPRQDEVFPDREHFGRIFFNQANMSAQGIPQIAVVMGSCTAGGAYVPAMADEAIMVREQATIFLAGPPLVKAATGEVVSAEDLGGADVHCKVSGVADHYADSDEHALALARRSVANLNWHKQGQLQQRTPIAPLYAGDELYGVVPADAKQPFDVREVIARLVDGSLFDEFKALFGTTLVCGFAHLHGYPVAILANNGILFAEAAQKGAHFIELACQRGIPLLFLQNITGFMVGQKYEAGGIAKHGAKLVTAVACAKVPKLTVIIGGSFGAGNYGMCGRAYDPRFLWMWPNARIGVMGAEQAAGVLVQVKREQAERGGQPFDAAQEAEIKQPILDQYEHQGHPYYSSARLWDDGVIDPAQTRDVLALALSAALNAPIEQSRFGVFRM, from the coding sequence ATGATTCTGAAGTCTCAGCTCAACCCGAAATCCCCCGAGTTCGCGCAGAACGCGGCCAGCATGCTGGCCCAGGTCGATGCCCTGCACACCCTGCTCGCCCAGGTCCAGCAAGGCGGTGGCGCCAAGGCCCAGGAGCGTCACACTTCCCGGGGCAAACTGCTGCCGCGCGAGCGGATCAACCGCCTGCTCGATCCCGGCTCGCCCTTCCTGGAACTCAGCCCCCTGGCCGCCTACGAGGTCTATGGCGAAGACGTGCCGGCTGCCGGGCTGATTGCCGGCATCGGCCGAGTGGAAGGCATCGAATGCATGATCGTGGCCAACGACGCCACGGTGAAAGGTGGCTCCTACTATCCGCTGACGGTGAAAAAGCACCTGCGGGCCCAGACCATCGCCCAGCAAAACCGCCTGCCGTGCATCTACCTGGTGGACTCCGGCGGCGCCAACCTGCCACGCCAGGATGAAGTGTTCCCGGACCGCGAGCACTTCGGACGCATCTTTTTCAACCAGGCCAACATGAGCGCCCAGGGCATCCCGCAGATCGCCGTGGTCATGGGCTCCTGCACTGCCGGTGGCGCCTACGTACCGGCCATGGCCGACGAAGCCATCATGGTCCGTGAACAGGCGACCATCTTCCTTGCCGGCCCGCCCCTGGTGAAGGCCGCCACCGGTGAAGTGGTGAGTGCCGAAGACCTCGGCGGTGCCGACGTGCACTGCAAGGTTTCCGGGGTCGCCGACCACTACGCCGACAGCGACGAACATGCCCTGGCCCTGGCACGGCGCAGCGTGGCCAACCTCAACTGGCACAAGCAGGGGCAATTGCAGCAACGTACCCCGATCGCCCCGCTGTATGCCGGCGACGAGCTCTATGGTGTGGTGCCGGCCGACGCCAAGCAGCCATTCGATGTCCGCGAAGTCATTGCGCGGCTGGTGGACGGCTCGCTGTTCGATGAATTCAAGGCCCTGTTCGGCACCACCCTGGTCTGCGGTTTCGCCCATCTGCACGGCTATCCGGTGGCCATTCTCGCCAACAACGGCATCCTGTTCGCCGAAGCCGCGCAAAAAGGCGCGCACTTCATCGAACTGGCCTGCCAGCGCGGCATTCCCCTGCTGTTCCTGCAGAACATCACCGGTTTCATGGTGGGGCAGAAATACGAAGCCGGCGGTATCGCCAAGCACGGCGCCAAGTTGGTGACCGCGGTGGCCTGCGCCAAGGTGCCGAAACTCACCGTGATCATCGGCGGCAGCTTCGGCGCCGGTAACTACGGCATGTGCGGCCGCGCCTATGACCCGCGCTTTTTGTGGATGTGGCCCAATGCGCGAATTGGCGTGATGGGTGCCGAACAGGCGGCCGGGGTGCTGGTTCAGGTCAAGCGCGAGCAGGCGGAACGCGGCGGACAGCCGTTCGACGCGGCCCAGGAAGCCGAGATCAAGCAGCCGATCCTCGATCAGTACGAACACCAGGGGCACCCCTATTACTCCAGTGCACGACTGTGGGACGACGGCGTCATCGACCCGGCGCAAACCCGTGACGTACTGGCCCTGGCCCTGTCCGCGGCCCTCAATGCCCCCATCGAACAGAGCCGCTTCGGCGTGTTCCGCATGTAA
- a CDS encoding isovaleryl-CoA dehydrogenase — translation MSYPTLNFALGETIDMLRQQVQAFVKAELAPRAAQIDVDNLFPADMWRKFGDMGLLGITVAEEYGGAGLGYLAHVVAMEEISRGSASVALSYGAHSNLCVNQINRNGNHEQKSKYLPKLISGEHIGALAMSEPNAGSDVVSMKLRADKRGDRFVLNGSKTWITNGPDANTYVIYAKTDLEKGPHGITAFIVERDWKGFSRSNKFDKLGMRGSNTCELFFDDVEVPEENILGVLNGGVKVLMSGLDYERVVLSGGPTGIMQACMDLVVPYIHDRKQFGQSIGEFQLIQGKIADMYTQLNASRAYLYAVAQACERGETTRKDAAGVILYSAERATQMALDAIQILGGNGYINEFPAGRLLRDAKLYEIGAGTSEIRRMLIGRELFNETR, via the coding sequence ATGAGTTATCCGACCCTGAACTTCGCCCTCGGTGAAACCATCGACATGCTGCGCCAACAGGTCCAGGCCTTCGTCAAGGCCGAGCTGGCACCGCGGGCGGCACAGATCGATGTCGACAACCTGTTTCCCGCCGACATGTGGCGCAAGTTCGGTGACATGGGCCTCTTGGGCATCACCGTGGCGGAAGAGTACGGTGGCGCCGGCCTGGGCTACCTGGCGCACGTGGTGGCCATGGAAGAGATCAGCCGAGGCTCGGCCTCGGTGGCGCTGTCCTACGGTGCCCACTCCAACCTCTGCGTGAACCAGATCAACCGTAACGGCAACCACGAGCAGAAGAGCAAGTACCTGCCCAAGCTGATCAGCGGCGAACACATTGGCGCCCTGGCCATGAGCGAGCCCAACGCCGGCTCCGACGTAGTGTCGATGAAGCTGCGGGCCGACAAGCGCGGCGACCGCTTCGTGCTCAACGGCAGCAAGACCTGGATCACCAACGGCCCCGACGCCAACACCTATGTGATCTACGCCAAGACCGATCTGGAAAAAGGCCCCCACGGCATCACCGCTTTCATCGTCGAGCGCGACTGGAAAGGCTTCAGCCGCAGCAACAAGTTCGACAAGCTGGGCATGCGCGGCTCCAACACCTGCGAGCTGTTCTTCGATGACGTGGAAGTACCGGAGGAAAACATCCTCGGCGTACTCAATGGCGGCGTCAAAGTGCTGATGAGCGGCCTGGACTACGAGCGCGTGGTGCTCTCCGGCGGCCCGACCGGGATCATGCAGGCCTGCATGGACCTGGTGGTGCCCTACATCCACGATCGCAAGCAGTTCGGCCAGAGCATCGGCGAATTCCAGCTGATCCAAGGCAAGATCGCCGACATGTACACCCAGCTCAACGCCAGCCGCGCCTACCTGTACGCGGTGGCCCAGGCCTGCGAACGCGGCGAAACCACCCGCAAGGACGCCGCCGGGGTGATTCTCTACAGCGCCGAACGTGCCACCCAGATGGCCCTGGATGCGATCCAGATTCTCGGCGGCAACGGCTACATCAACGAATTCCCGGCCGGCCGCCTGCTGCGCGACGCCAAGCTCTACGAAATCGGTGCCGGCACCAGTGAGATCCGACGCATGCTGATCGGTCGCGAACTGTTCAACGAAACCAGGTAA
- a CDS encoding AMP-binding protein — MEHSGFQPDRSYTRGTQDKPLLALTIGQAFDNTVAAYPQGEALVVRHQQLRYTWQQLREAVDLHARALLALGLDTGDRLGIWAPNCAQWCIAQLASAKIGAILVNINPAYRSSELEYVLKQSGCQWLICAGAFKTSDYHGMLQGLIPELAEQSIGQLHCERLPELRGVISLHAQPPSGFLPWSQLTDLAAGTTAEQLQARQDSLDFDQPVNIQYTSGTTGFPKGATLSHYNILNNGYMVGESLGLTAADRLVIPVPLYHCFGMVMGNLGCITHGTTMIYPNDAFDPLLTLSAVTEERATGLYGVPTMFIALLDQPRRGEFDLSSLRTGIMAGATCPIEVMRRVISEMHMSEVQIAYGMTETSPVSLQTGPADDLELRVTTVGRTQPHLESKIIDEAGNVVPRGTIGELCTRGYSVMLGYWNNPQGTLESIDQAGWMHTGDLATMNEQGYVCIAGRNKDMIIRGGENIYPRELEEFFFTHPAVADVQVIGIPCAKYGEEIVAWIKFHPGHCANEVELQAWCKERIAHFKTPRYCGFRSTVTGRFG; from the coding sequence ATGGAACACTCGGGTTTCCAGCCGGATCGCAGTTACACCCGTGGTACGCAAGACAAGCCGTTACTCGCGCTGACCATTGGCCAGGCTTTCGACAACACTGTCGCCGCCTATCCTCAGGGCGAGGCGCTGGTGGTGCGTCATCAGCAGCTGCGTTACACCTGGCAGCAGTTGCGCGAGGCAGTGGATCTGCATGCTCGTGCGCTGCTGGCCTTGGGGCTGGATACCGGGGATCGCCTGGGAATCTGGGCGCCCAACTGCGCCCAATGGTGCATCGCGCAACTGGCCAGCGCCAAGATCGGCGCGATCCTGGTGAACATCAACCCGGCCTATCGCAGTTCCGAGCTGGAGTATGTGCTCAAGCAGTCCGGCTGCCAGTGGCTGATCTGTGCCGGGGCGTTCAAGACTTCCGATTACCACGGCATGCTGCAGGGGCTGATCCCCGAACTGGCGGAGCAATCCATCGGCCAATTGCACTGTGAGCGCCTGCCCGAGCTGCGTGGGGTGATCAGCCTGCACGCCCAGCCACCCTCCGGCTTCCTGCCCTGGTCGCAGTTGACCGACCTGGCCGCCGGAACCACTGCCGAGCAACTGCAGGCACGCCAGGACAGCCTGGATTTCGACCAGCCGGTGAATATCCAGTACACCTCGGGTACCACGGGCTTTCCCAAGGGCGCGACCCTGAGTCACTACAACATCCTCAACAACGGTTACATGGTGGGGGAGAGCCTAGGCCTGACGGCGGCGGATCGCCTGGTGATCCCGGTGCCGCTGTACCACTGCTTCGGCATGGTCATGGGCAACCTGGGCTGTATCACCCATGGCACCACCATGATCTACCCCAACGACGCTTTCGACCCTTTGCTGACCCTGAGCGCCGTGACCGAGGAGCGGGCGACCGGTCTGTACGGGGTGCCCACCATGTTCATTGCCCTGCTCGATCAGCCCCGGCGTGGCGAGTTCGATCTGTCGAGCCTGCGTACCGGGATCATGGCCGGCGCCACTTGCCCGATCGAGGTAATGCGTCGGGTCATCAGCGAAATGCACATGAGCGAAGTGCAGATTGCCTATGGCATGACCGAGACCAGCCCGGTGTCGTTGCAGACCGGTCCCGCCGACGACCTGGAGTTGCGGGTCACCACTGTGGGGCGTACCCAGCCCCATCTGGAGAGCAAGATCATCGACGAGGCCGGCAATGTGGTGCCGCGGGGCACTATTGGTGAACTCTGCACCCGGGGTTACAGCGTCATGCTCGGCTACTGGAACAATCCCCAGGGCACCCTTGAATCCATCGATCAGGCGGGCTGGATGCACACCGGCGACCTGGCGACCATGAACGAGCAGGGTTATGTGTGCATCGCCGGGCGCAACAAGGACATGATCATTCGCGGTGGCGAGAACATCTACCCGCGGGAACTGGAAGAGTTCTTCTTCACCCATCCTGCCGTGGCCGATGTGCAGGTGATCGGTATTCCCTGCGCCAAGTACGGTGAGGAAATCGTCGCGTGGATCAAGTTCCATCCCGGGCATTGCGCCAATGAAGTGGAGCTGCAGGCCTGGTGCAAGGAGCGCATCGCCCATTTCAAGACGCCGCGCTACTGCGGATTTCGGAGCACCGTGACCGGCCGTTTCGGTTGA